The following proteins are co-located in the Prunus dulcis unplaced genomic scaffold, ALMONDv2, whole genome shotgun sequence genome:
- the LOC117613759 gene encoding beta-glucosidase 24-like — MVTQPGPSHRDDAQFGSRTIAPAVCGATRIASGEYPLRMLAILGRQLSKFTRAQSKLLAGSLDFLGINYYASYYASDAHKSSYSSYTTDSRVTFSCVDEFNNPKVSLAEVPNDTTKMDYYKHHIYYIQSAIRRGDKVKGYFPWSF, encoded by the exons ATGGTTACTCAGCCGGGGCCTTCACACCGGGACGATGCTCAATTTGGCAGCAGAACCATTGCACCCGCG GTTTGCGGAGCCACTCGCATCGCAAGTGGTGAATATCCTCTTCGCATGCTAGCCATTCTTGGTAGACAGTTATCGAAATTTACTAGAGCTCAATCGAAGTTGCTAGCTGGGTCCTTGGATTTTCTTGGAATAAATTACTATGCTAGTTACTATGCAAGCGATGCACATAAGAGTAGTTATTCAAGCTATACAACAGACTCTCGCGTTACATTTTCAT GCGTGGATGAGTTCAATAATCCCAAAGTATCACTTGCGGAAGTCCCCAATGATACCACTAAAATGGACTACTACAAGCaccacatatattatattcaaagTGCAATAAG ACGTGGTGACAAGGTGAAGGGATATTTTCCGTGGTCATTTTAG